One Paraburkholderia aromaticivorans genomic region harbors:
- a CDS encoding UDP-N-acetylmuramate--alanine ligase — MVRKSHFDPQRVREEIAIAAARMIAEDGLDYATAKRKAARQVVGESRVAGEWLPDNDQIEEEIREYQSLFQGDSQPALLRRLRRIAVDWMERLAPFNPYLTGAVLSGTAGEHSDIHLQAFCDNPKEVAIYFLNADIQYDVSETRHFAGRGYVETLSFLWRPTNEGREAEPVGVHVALYETDDLRGAVRADARGRTARANLQAVQTLLDGSDVAPSTN, encoded by the coding sequence ATGGTTCGCAAATCACACTTCGATCCGCAGCGCGTGCGCGAGGAAATCGCCATCGCGGCTGCCCGCATGATCGCCGAAGACGGTCTGGACTACGCCACGGCGAAGCGCAAAGCAGCCCGGCAAGTGGTCGGCGAGAGCCGTGTTGCCGGCGAATGGCTGCCGGATAACGACCAGATTGAAGAAGAAATCCGCGAGTATCAGTCGCTGTTCCAGGGCGACAGCCAGCCCGCGCTACTGCGCCGGCTGCGCCGTATCGCGGTCGACTGGATGGAGCGGCTCGCGCCGTTCAATCCTTATTTGACCGGCGCGGTCCTGAGCGGCACAGCCGGCGAACACTCGGATATTCACCTTCAGGCGTTCTGCGACAACCCGAAAGAAGTCGCGATCTATTTTCTTAACGCCGACATTCAGTACGACGTCTCGGAAACGCGGCATTTCGCCGGCCGCGGCTATGTCGAGACGCTCAGCTTCCTGTGGCGCCCCACGAATGAAGGGCGCGAAGCGGAGCCGGTCGGCGTGCACGTGGCGCTCTACGAAACGGACGACCTGCGCGGCGCGGTACGCGCCGACGCGCGCGGCCGCACGGCGCGCGCGAATCTGCAGGCCGTGCAGACGCTGCTCGACGGCAGCGACGTCGCTCCTTCAACCAACTAG
- a CDS encoding TlpA family protein disulfide reductase yields MNTRRILAGACVAIVAAGGGVLANHWLNGGVEQVAHAAQPASSQSAVAQLWTAPVTTVDGKPQTLSLLKGHPIVVNFWASWCGPCVEEMPALSQLQRDYAKKGIQFVGLGVDSEKNVQAFLQKVKVAYPVYITGFGGADLARAFGNTAGGLPFTVVIDAKGNIRSTKLGQIDPQALKQTLDAL; encoded by the coding sequence ATGAATACGAGACGGATTCTGGCGGGCGCGTGTGTCGCCATCGTCGCCGCGGGCGGCGGTGTACTGGCCAACCATTGGCTGAACGGCGGCGTTGAACAAGTCGCGCACGCAGCGCAACCGGCCTCTTCCCAAAGCGCGGTCGCGCAACTCTGGACTGCCCCCGTGACCACGGTGGACGGCAAGCCGCAAACGCTAAGTTTGCTTAAAGGACACCCAATCGTCGTCAACTTCTGGGCCTCGTGGTGTGGGCCGTGCGTTGAAGAAATGCCGGCTTTGTCGCAGCTTCAGCGCGATTACGCGAAAAAAGGCATCCAGTTCGTCGGACTTGGCGTCGATTCGGAGAAAAACGTTCAGGCGTTCCTGCAGAAAGTGAAGGTGGCGTACCCGGTCTACATCACAGGCTTCGGTGGCGCCGACCTCGCGCGTGCGTTCGGCAATACTGCGGGCGGGTTGCCGTTTACCGTCGTAATCGACGCAAAAGGCAACATTCGCTCGACAAAATTGGGACAAATCGACCCGCAAGCGCTGAAACAGACGCTCGACGCGCTTTAA
- the aroQ gene encoding type II 3-dehydroquinate dehydratase yields MTRLLVLHGPNLNLLGTREPEVYGRVTLPQIDQALADRAADASVELASFQSNHEGALVDRIQSARTEKTDFILINPAAYTHTSVAIRDALAGVGIPFVEIHLSNVHRREPFRHHSYFSDQAEGVICGLGWKGYLYALEFALDRLSAGSSRG; encoded by the coding sequence ATGACGCGACTGCTGGTACTGCACGGACCCAACCTCAACCTTCTCGGCACCCGGGAACCCGAGGTCTACGGTCGCGTGACCTTGCCGCAGATCGATCAGGCGCTGGCGGACCGCGCAGCGGACGCAAGCGTCGAGCTCGCGTCGTTCCAGAGCAATCACGAAGGCGCTCTGGTGGACCGCATTCAATCCGCGCGGACTGAAAAAACCGATTTCATACTGATCAATCCCGCCGCGTACACGCACACCAGCGTGGCCATTCGGGACGCACTGGCGGGGGTCGGCATCCCGTTCGTCGAGATTCATCTGTCGAACGTGCATCGTCGCGAACCGTTCCGGCATCACTCGTATTTCTCCGACCAGGCTGAGGGCGTGATTTGCGGCCTCGGCTGGAAGGGATATCTGTACGCGCTCGAATTCGCGCTCGACCGGCTATCCGCCGGCTCGTCGCGCGGCTGA
- the accB gene encoding acetyl-CoA carboxylase biotin carboxyl carrier protein, whose amino-acid sequence MDLRKLKTLIDLVSESGISELEVTEGEGKVRIVKNAPPVYVQPSASYAPQYAQPAPAIGGEAPAAAVAPATPAAVAPQGHVVTSPMVGTFYRAPSPGAEPFVQVGDTVKEGQTICIIEAMKLLNEIESDKSGVVKEILVENGQAVEYGQPLFVVG is encoded by the coding sequence ATGGACTTACGTAAACTGAAAACTCTGATCGACCTCGTCTCGGAGTCCGGTATTTCCGAACTCGAAGTGACCGAGGGCGAAGGCAAGGTGCGCATCGTCAAGAATGCGCCGCCGGTTTACGTGCAGCCGTCCGCCTCGTATGCGCCGCAATACGCGCAGCCGGCACCGGCAATCGGTGGCGAAGCGCCGGCTGCCGCAGTCGCGCCGGCTACGCCGGCCGCCGTCGCGCCGCAAGGCCATGTGGTGACCTCGCCGATGGTCGGCACCTTCTACCGCGCGCCGTCCCCGGGCGCCGAGCCGTTCGTCCAGGTGGGCGACACGGTCAAGGAAGGCCAGACGATCTGCATCATCGAAGCGATGAAGTTGCTCAACGAAATCGAGTCGGACAAGTCCGGCGTGGTGAAGGAAATCCTCGTCGAAAACGGTCAGGCGGTCGAGTACGGCCAACCGCTGTTCGTGGTCGGCTAA
- the accC gene encoding acetyl-CoA carboxylase biotin carboxylase subunit has translation MFEKILIANRGEIALRIQRACRELGVKTVVVYSEADKEAKYVKLADEAVCIGPAPSNLSYLNMPALISAAEVTDAEAIHPGYGFLSENADFAERVEQSGFTFIGPRPETIRMMGDKVMAKQTMIKTGVPCVPGSEGALPEDPKEIVKIARQVGYPVIIKAAGGGGGRGMRVVHTEAALVNAVNMTREEAGRAFGNPQVYMEKFLENPRHIEIQILSDSFKNAVWLGERDCSMQRRHQKVIEEAPAPGIARRLIDRIGDRCADACKKMGYLGAGTFEFLYENGEFYFIEMNTRVQVEHPVTELITGVDIVQEQIRIAAGEKLAFRQRDIVFKGHAIECRINAEDPFKFTPSPGRLTSWHMPGGPGIRVDSHAYNGYFVPPNYDSMIGKLIAYGATREQAIKRMRIALSEMVVEGILTNIPLHRELMLDAKFVEGGTSIHYLENRLAAKQQAAPEEA, from the coding sequence ATGTTTGAAAAAATCCTCATTGCCAATCGTGGCGAGATCGCGCTTCGTATCCAGCGCGCCTGCCGCGAACTCGGTGTCAAGACGGTCGTCGTTTATTCCGAAGCCGACAAGGAAGCCAAGTACGTGAAGCTCGCCGACGAGGCGGTCTGTATCGGCCCGGCGCCTTCGAATCTGAGCTATCTGAACATGCCCGCGCTGATCAGCGCGGCGGAAGTCACCGACGCCGAAGCGATTCACCCCGGCTACGGCTTCCTCTCGGAAAACGCCGACTTCGCCGAACGTGTCGAACAGTCCGGCTTCACCTTCATCGGCCCGCGCCCGGAAACGATCCGGATGATGGGCGACAAGGTCATGGCCAAGCAGACCATGATCAAGACCGGCGTGCCTTGCGTGCCGGGTTCAGAAGGCGCGTTGCCGGAAGATCCGAAAGAGATCGTGAAGATTGCTCGCCAGGTCGGCTATCCGGTCATCATCAAGGCCGCCGGCGGCGGTGGTGGCCGCGGCATGCGCGTGGTCCACACGGAAGCGGCGCTGGTCAACGCGGTCAACATGACGCGCGAAGAAGCCGGCCGAGCGTTTGGCAATCCGCAGGTCTACATGGAGAAATTCCTGGAGAACCCGCGGCACATCGAAATTCAGATCCTGTCCGACTCGTTCAAGAACGCAGTCTGGCTGGGCGAGCGTGATTGCTCGATGCAGCGTCGTCACCAGAAGGTGATCGAAGAAGCGCCGGCGCCGGGTATCGCACGCCGCCTGATCGACCGCATCGGCGATCGTTGCGCGGACGCCTGCAAGAAGATGGGCTACCTCGGCGCGGGTACATTCGAGTTCCTGTACGAAAACGGCGAGTTCTACTTCATCGAAATGAACACGCGCGTGCAGGTCGAGCATCCGGTGACCGAGCTGATCACGGGCGTCGACATCGTGCAGGAACAGATCCGTATCGCGGCTGGCGAAAAGCTCGCCTTCCGTCAGCGCGATATCGTGTTCAAGGGTCACGCGATCGAATGCCGGATCAATGCGGAAGATCCGTTCAAGTTCACTCCGTCGCCGGGACGCCTGACGTCGTGGCATATGCCGGGCGGCCCCGGCATCCGCGTCGACTCGCATGCCTACAATGGCTATTTCGTGCCGCCGAACTATGATTCGATGATCGGCAAGCTAATCGCTTACGGCGCGACGCGCGAACAGGCGATCAAGCGCATGCGCATCGCGTTGTCGGAGATGGTGGTGGAAGGCATTCTGACCAACATCCCGTTGCACCGCGAGTTGATGCTGGACGCGAAGTTCGTCGAAGGCGGCACCAGCATTCACTACCTCGAAAACCGGTTGGCCGCGAAGCAGCAGGCCGCGCCGGAAGAAGCGTAA
- the prmA gene encoding 50S ribosomal protein L11 methyltransferase produces the protein MSYRELIAELAREHAEEFSDALLELGALSVSVEDADADTPDEQPLFGEPGLTPDRTAWQRSRVIALLAPEHEPAVLLTAAANEIGLEAAPSFTVREVEDQDWVRLTQSQFDPIKIGERIWVVPSWHDAPDPEALVLELDPGLAFGTGSHPTTRLCMEWLEQSVQPEQSVLDYGCGSGILAILAKKCGANPVYGIDIDPQAVESARHNSERNRAEVTYALPDECPTGEFDIVVANILSNPLKLMASMLTSKVKPGGKIALSGILARQADEVAQVYSRWIDISVWREHEGWVCLSGTRRESH, from the coding sequence ATGAGCTACCGGGAACTGATCGCCGAGCTGGCACGCGAGCACGCGGAGGAATTCTCCGACGCGCTGCTCGAGTTGGGCGCGTTGTCCGTGTCGGTTGAAGATGCGGACGCCGACACGCCCGACGAGCAGCCGCTGTTCGGCGAACCCGGTCTCACGCCGGATCGCACGGCGTGGCAGCGTTCGCGCGTGATCGCGCTGCTTGCGCCGGAACATGAGCCGGCGGTGTTGCTCACCGCCGCAGCCAATGAAATTGGCTTGGAGGCAGCGCCGTCGTTCACCGTGCGTGAAGTCGAGGATCAGGATTGGGTGCGGCTCACGCAGTCGCAGTTCGATCCGATTAAGATCGGCGAACGCATCTGGGTCGTGCCGTCATGGCACGATGCGCCGGACCCCGAAGCACTGGTGCTGGAACTGGATCCGGGGCTCGCCTTCGGCACCGGCAGCCATCCCACCACGCGGCTTTGCATGGAATGGCTGGAGCAATCGGTGCAGCCCGAGCAGTCCGTACTCGATTACGGCTGCGGCTCCGGCATCCTCGCGATCCTTGCGAAAAAGTGTGGCGCGAATCCCGTGTACGGCATCGACATCGACCCGCAAGCGGTCGAGTCGGCGCGTCACAACAGCGAGCGCAACCGCGCGGAAGTCACCTACGCTTTGCCCGACGAATGCCCCACCGGCGAGTTCGATATCGTGGTCGCCAATATCCTCTCCAACCCGCTCAAGCTGATGGCCTCGATGCTCACGTCGAAGGTCAAGCCGGGTGGCAAGATCGCGCTGTCCGGCATTCTGGCGCGGCAAGCGGACGAGGTCGCGCAGGTCTACTCACGGTGGATCGACATCAGCGTATGGCGCGAACACGAAGGTTGGGTGTGCCTGTCGGGAACGCGTCGCGAAAGCCATTAG
- a CDS encoding zinc-ribbon and DUF3426 domain-containing protein has protein sequence MLLATRCPFCETVFRLQTEQLALRRGLVRCGHCHEVFDASSSLFDISEGGDFSTAKPVAAAAAIEALSGVRPKGPDFSAEAWDPWAPAPDAAIDNRLRHNAGNVPLSPVSTGAGVAVTPRQATEPELPPGALTAPTPPDDEPLLADAPLDPFAYHLDPPEEESEAPRVWHKTERASDAALDEPLEEPVLDEPATLYGIPDHEPRFGAASLGAAGAGTAALGAAGAATGAGAASFAAASRAAAGPVSASGEPFSVQPVNDGPDPFPVVRETRPAEPRRMGWVIAGSVVAALLIIALLAQLAWWQRETVMVYFPRSQTLYAKACLTLGCQVTPPHDIDGLQVEPSDLRQIDGPHKLELKMPLRNRFNIALAFPAIELTLLDDQNNVAVRRVLWPQDYVPPGTQIAAGLPAHTTQTMIVHLDTGNAVASNFRVQIFYP, from the coding sequence ATGCTCCTGGCAACGCGTTGCCCCTTCTGCGAAACCGTCTTTCGTCTGCAAACGGAACAGCTTGCGCTGCGCCGCGGCCTCGTGCGCTGCGGGCATTGCCACGAAGTATTCGACGCGTCGAGCAGCCTGTTCGACATCAGCGAAGGCGGTGATTTTTCCACCGCCAAACCGGTCGCCGCGGCTGCGGCGATAGAAGCGCTCTCGGGCGTGCGCCCCAAGGGCCCCGACTTCAGCGCCGAAGCATGGGACCCGTGGGCGCCGGCGCCCGACGCCGCCATCGACAACCGTCTGCGCCATAACGCCGGCAATGTGCCGCTCTCACCGGTCTCCACCGGCGCGGGCGTCGCGGTCACGCCGCGCCAAGCTACGGAGCCCGAACTGCCGCCCGGCGCCTTGACCGCACCGACTCCGCCCGATGACGAACCGCTGCTGGCGGACGCGCCGCTCGACCCGTTCGCGTATCACCTGGATCCGCCCGAGGAAGAAAGCGAAGCGCCGCGCGTCTGGCACAAGACCGAGCGCGCTTCCGACGCAGCACTGGACGAACCGCTCGAAGAGCCGGTTCTGGACGAGCCGGCTACCTTGTATGGCATTCCTGACCATGAGCCGCGTTTCGGCGCGGCTAGCTTAGGCGCGGCCGGCGCAGGGACGGCCGCACTAGGTGCAGCAGGCGCGGCTACGGGCGCAGGCGCGGCAAGCTTTGCCGCTGCCAGCCGCGCCGCCGCCGGCCCGGTCTCCGCCAGTGGCGAACCGTTCTCCGTGCAGCCAGTCAACGACGGCCCCGATCCCTTCCCCGTGGTGCGCGAAACCCGCCCGGCGGAACCGCGGCGCATGGGCTGGGTCATCGCCGGCTCGGTGGTGGCGGCGCTGTTGATCATCGCGCTGCTCGCGCAACTCGCCTGGTGGCAACGCGAAACGGTGATGGTGTATTTCCCGCGCTCGCAGACGCTCTATGCGAAGGCCTGCTTGACGCTCGGCTGCCAGGTCACGCCGCCGCACGACATCGACGGCTTGCAGGTCGAACCGTCCGATCTGCGGCAGATCGACGGTCCGCACAAGCTCGAACTGAAGATGCCGCTGCGCAACCGCTTCAATATCGCGCTCGCCTTTCCGGCCATCGAACTCACGCTGCTCGACGATCAGAACAACGTCGCGGTACGCCGCGTGCTGTGGCCGCAAGACTACGTCCCGCCCGGCACGCAGATCGCGGCCGGCCTGCCCGCGCATACGACGCAGACCATGATCGTGCATCTCGACACGGGCAATGCGGTCGCTTCCAATTTCCGCGTACAGATTTTTTATCCGTAA
- the tpx gene encoding thiol peroxidase, translating to MSQVTLGGNPIEVAGTFPSVGQAAPAFSLVGKDLKPVSLADFAGKRKVLNIVPSLDTPTCATSTRKFNEAAAKLTNTAVIVVSGDLPFAASRFCTTEGIENVVTASTFRGHEFAQAYGVDVTSGPLTGLTARAVVVVDENDKVVHAELVGEIKNEPNYDAALAALK from the coding sequence ATGAGTCAAGTTACGCTGGGTGGCAACCCAATCGAAGTAGCCGGCACGTTCCCGTCAGTGGGCCAGGCCGCTCCCGCTTTTTCGCTGGTCGGCAAGGATCTGAAGCCGGTGTCGCTCGCCGATTTCGCCGGCAAGCGCAAAGTGCTGAACATTGTCCCGAGCCTCGACACGCCGACTTGCGCCACCTCGACCCGCAAGTTCAACGAAGCCGCTGCCAAGCTGACCAACACGGCCGTGATCGTCGTGTCGGGCGACCTGCCGTTCGCCGCATCGCGCTTCTGCACGACCGAAGGCATCGAGAACGTCGTCACGGCGTCCACGTTCCGCGGCCATGAGTTCGCGCAAGCCTACGGCGTCGACGTGACGAGCGGCCCGCTGACCGGCCTGACGGCACGCGCCGTGGTGGTGGTCGACGAGAACGACAAGGTCGTTCACGCTGAACTCGTCGGCGAAATCAAGAACGAACCGAACTACGACGCTGCCCTCGCCGCGCTGAAGTAA
- a CDS encoding carbohydrate kinase family protein, translating into MATLICGSLAYDNIMTFEGRFREHILPEQVHILNVSFLVPTMRREFGGCAGNIAYSLHLLGGDARIMGTLGSVDAQLYMDRFKQLGLSTESVLVVQDAYTAQAMITTDLENNQITAFHPGAMMQSHLNRADEAKGITLGIVGPDGYDGMIQHSEHLAAAGVPFIFDPGQGLPLFDGASLRRMIELATYVAVNDYEAKLVSNKTGWSTEEIAGKVEALIVTLGEQGAQIHHAGGIEEIPAVKAQQVLDPTGCGDAFRGGLLYGIENTLGWATTGRLASLMGALKIEHQGPQNYAPSRAEINERFKQAFGYDLP; encoded by the coding sequence TTGGCTACGCTGATTTGCGGCTCGCTCGCCTACGACAACATCATGACCTTCGAAGGCCGGTTCCGGGAGCACATCCTGCCGGAGCAGGTCCACATCCTGAACGTGAGCTTTCTCGTGCCGACCATGCGCCGCGAGTTCGGCGGCTGTGCGGGCAACATCGCGTATTCGCTGCATCTGCTGGGCGGCGACGCGCGCATCATGGGCACGCTCGGCTCGGTCGACGCGCAGCTCTACATGGACCGGTTCAAGCAACTCGGGCTGTCGACGGAGAGCGTGCTGGTGGTGCAGGACGCCTATACGGCGCAGGCCATGATCACCACGGACCTGGAAAACAATCAGATCACCGCATTCCATCCAGGCGCGATGATGCAGTCGCATCTGAATCGCGCCGACGAGGCCAAGGGCATCACGCTCGGCATCGTCGGGCCCGACGGTTACGACGGCATGATCCAGCACTCCGAGCATCTGGCGGCTGCCGGCGTGCCGTTCATCTTCGATCCGGGCCAAGGCCTGCCGCTCTTCGACGGCGCGTCGCTGCGGCGCATGATTGAACTCGCCACTTACGTAGCGGTCAATGACTACGAAGCCAAACTGGTGAGCAATAAAACGGGTTGGTCGACCGAAGAGATCGCCGGCAAGGTCGAGGCGCTGATCGTCACGCTCGGCGAGCAAGGCGCGCAGATCCATCATGCGGGCGGCATCGAAGAGATTCCGGCGGTCAAGGCACAGCAAGTGCTCGATCCGACAGGTTGCGGCGACGCGTTCCGCGGCGGCTTGCTGTACGGCATCGAGAACACGCTCGGCTGGGCCACCACCGGGCGTCTGGCGAGCCTGATGGGCGCGCTGAAGATCGAACACCAGGGCCCGCAAAACTACGCGCCCAGCCGGGCCGAGATCAACGAGCGGTTCAAGCAGGCGTTCGGATACGACCTGCCGTAA
- a CDS encoding glycine zipper 2TM domain-containing protein, with product MRITSRLVVAALIAGSLAISGCAYNSSSADVYTASQAQREETVRMGTVDSVRAVKISSNNGQPSGLGAIGGGALGAVAGSRIGGGTGAIITGIIGGLAGAVAGNAVENGVAVHDGLEITVRLDNGDMRAITQSATGEIFRAGERVRLLSSGGVTRVTH from the coding sequence ATGAGAATAACGAGTCGTCTGGTCGTGGCCGCCTTGATTGCAGGTTCGCTGGCCATCTCGGGGTGTGCGTATAACAGCAGCTCTGCAGACGTGTACACGGCGTCGCAGGCACAGCGTGAAGAAACGGTTCGCATGGGCACGGTGGACAGCGTGCGCGCCGTGAAGATCAGTTCGAACAACGGCCAGCCGAGCGGTCTCGGCGCGATCGGCGGTGGCGCGTTGGGTGCGGTAGCTGGCAGCAGGATCGGTGGTGGCACCGGCGCGATCATTACGGGCATTATTGGCGGTCTGGCGGGCGCGGTGGCGGGCAATGCCGTGGAAAACGGCGTCGCGGTGCACGACGGTCTCGAGATCACCGTGCGGCTCGACAACGGCGACATGCGCGCCATCACGCAAAGCGCCACCGGCGAGATCTTCCGTGCCGGTGAGCGCGTGCGGTTGCTCTCCAGTGGCGGCGTCACGCGCGTCACGCACTAA
- a CDS encoding histone H1-like DNA-binding protein gives MATAKKAAAKKPAAKKVAAKKAAPAKKAAPAKKVAAKKVAVKKVAAKKAAPAKKVAAKKAAPAKKAAAKKVAVKKVAAKKAAPAKKAAVKKVAAKKAAPAKKAAAKKAAPAKKAAAKKAAPAKKAAAKKAAPAKKAAAKKAAPAKKAAAKKAAAPAKKAAPAKKAVAKKAAPAPAATSVSSAPAATVKTALNPAAAWPFPTGSRP, from the coding sequence ATGGCAACTGCAAAAAAAGCCGCCGCTAAGAAACCCGCAGCCAAGAAGGTCGCAGCAAAGAAGGCTGCTCCGGCTAAGAAAGCTGCTCCGGCAAAGAAAGTCGCTGCCAAGAAAGTGGCAGTGAAGAAGGTTGCAGCGAAGAAGGCAGCACCGGCCAAGAAGGTTGCAGCGAAGAAAGCTGCTCCGGCCAAGAAGGCTGCAGCCAAGAAAGTGGCAGTGAAGAAGGTTGCGGCGAAGAAGGCTGCACCGGCTAAGAAAGCCGCTGTGAAGAAGGTTGCAGCAAAGAAGGCAGCACCGGCCAAGAAGGCTGCAGCGAAGAAGGCTGCACCGGCTAAGAAGGCTGCTGCCAAGAAGGCTGCGCCTGCGAAAAAGGCTGCTGCTAAAAAGGCTGCGCCCGCGAAAAAGGCTGCCGCTAAAAAGGCTGCGCCTGCCAAGAAGGCTGCCGCGAAGAAGGCCGCTGCTCCTGCCAAGAAGGCTGCCCCTGCGAAGAAGGCTGTCGCCAAGAAGGCGGCTCCTGCACCCGCAGCGACTTCTGTCTCGAGCGCACCGGCGGCGACGGTGAAGACCGCGCTGAACCCGGCAGCGGCATGGCCGTTCCCGACGGGCAGCCGTCCGTAA
- a CDS encoding ribonucleotide-diphosphate reductase subunit beta: MLNWDDEITAVTPSSATQQNVLRNAAGSAVGSQVGTRSAPHAPSAQDVFANDIAVAPVAHVTHAAAETAAVSEARVNVADKRIINGQTDVNQLVPFKYKWAWEKYLAGCANHWMPQEVNMSRDIALWKDPNGLTEDERRIVKRNLGFFVTADSLAANNIVLGTYRHITAPECRQFLLRQAFEEAIHTHAYQYIVESLGLDEGEIFNAYHEVSSIRAKDEFLIPYIHVLTDPAFKTGTLEADQTLLRSLIVFACVMEGLFFYVGFTQILALGRQNKMTGAAEQYQYILRDESMHCNFGIDLINQIKLENPQLWTAEFRAEIREIFQQAVELEYRYAEDTMPRGVLGLNASMFKSYLRFICNRRCQQIGLDPLYPNEENPFPWMSEMIDLKKERNFFETRVIEYQTGGALTWE, from the coding sequence ATGCTCAACTGGGATGACGAGATCACTGCCGTAACTCCCTCGAGCGCTACGCAACAGAATGTGTTGCGCAACGCTGCGGGATCGGCTGTCGGTTCGCAAGTCGGAACGCGTTCCGCTCCTCATGCTCCCTCGGCTCAAGACGTCTTCGCGAACGACATTGCTGTCGCTCCCGTCGCTCATGTGACCCACGCTGCTGCTGAAACGGCTGCCGTTTCGGAAGCGCGGGTCAACGTCGCCGACAAGCGCATCATCAACGGCCAGACAGACGTCAATCAGTTGGTGCCGTTCAAATACAAGTGGGCGTGGGAAAAGTATCTGGCTGGTTGTGCCAACCACTGGATGCCGCAAGAAGTGAACATGTCGCGCGACATCGCCCTCTGGAAAGACCCGAACGGTCTGACCGAAGACGAGCGCCGCATCGTCAAGCGCAACCTGGGCTTCTTCGTCACGGCCGATTCCCTCGCCGCCAACAATATCGTGCTGGGTACCTACCGCCACATCACGGCGCCCGAATGCCGCCAGTTCCTGCTGCGCCAGGCGTTCGAAGAGGCGATCCACACGCACGCCTACCAGTACATCGTCGAGTCCCTGGGCCTCGACGAAGGCGAAATCTTCAACGCGTATCACGAGGTCTCCTCGATCCGCGCGAAAGACGAATTCCTGATTCCGTACATCCACGTGCTGACCGATCCGGCCTTCAAGACCGGCACGCTCGAGGCAGACCAGACGCTGCTGCGCTCGCTGATCGTGTTCGCCTGTGTGATGGAAGGGCTGTTCTTCTACGTCGGCTTTACCCAAATCCTGGCGCTGGGTCGCCAGAACAAGATGACGGGCGCGGCGGAACAGTACCAGTACATCCTGCGCGACGAGTCGATGCACTGCAATTTCGGCATCGACCTGATCAACCAGATCAAACTCGAAAACCCGCAACTCTGGACGGCTGAGTTCCGCGCGGAAATCCGTGAGATCTTCCAGCAAGCGGTCGAACTTGAATATCGTTACGCAGAAGACACGATGCCGCGCGGGGTGCTCGGCCTCAACGCGTCGATGTTCAAGAGCTATCTGCGCTTCATCTGCAACCGCCGTTGCCAGCAGATCGGTCTCGATCCGCTGTACCCGAACGAGGAAAACCCGTTCCCGTGGATGAGCGAGATGATCGACCTGAAGAAGGAACGCAACTTCTTCGAGACGCGAGTGATCGAATATCAGACTGGCGGCGCGCTGACCTGGGAGTGA